In Trachemys scripta elegans isolate TJP31775 chromosome 13, CAS_Tse_1.0, whole genome shotgun sequence, the sequence ctaattCAATGCATGATTAAAATAGTGTAACTTTAGCATATCACTGAGATGATTTAAATACCCAACAACGCATTGTGAGCCTGCTCctgctaccactgaaatcaatagtaaaactctTCAGTCAAAGCAGAAATGGGCCCAATATCAACTTCCCAAAATTTGGAAAAATACACACAGTATAGGTTAATAACTAGATTTTAATATAAGCTTTTAGAAAACTACTGCCTAGCCTTACAAATTTGGATCCAATCatgtaaacacacacatttaactttaaacacatgcataTACCTACTGAAGTCAATCTGCCATCTGTTGAAGTCAACAAAGTTACTGAGGTGtgtagagttaagcatgtgcataagtgtttgcagggtctaGGGACCGTTTTTGCAAAAACACTTCTAGCTTTGCCCTGCTCTGAAACGCAAAACGAACTGATAAGAAACAGCTGGCTTGCAAGTTGGATCTCGCAGTCTACATTTTAAAGACAGAAACCCTGCTAATCCGCTATAATACGTTTACAATACCTCTGCTGAATAACATGCACCTAGTTTTCCTGACTAGGTAAGAAGTTCACCTTCCAgatttatatttgaaaataacagaacaaaatcaataataTATCTCAGCAGTATTATACAGCTTACACATTTATATCCCAATTCTACaagcaaaactccagttgaaaGCAACAGCAATTTCACCTACATTAGGACAGCAGCTCAAGTCAGAACTACCGTGAGTTGATTATTAAACGAGGTAAAACTATAACTTGCTAATAAATATTTGGTGCATGTGCACCAAATATAGgttttctgaattttaaaaaaattaagatacaGTTTATGAGAATAGATATTTTTAACAATTAAACATCTACAAACACTGAGTTAATCAAACAGCACTCAGAGGTAATCCCTTtaagattaatagattcatagatttaggactggaagggatctcgagaggtcatcgagtccagcccctgcccccatggcaggaccaaatactgtctagaccatcccagatagccatttgtctaacctactcttaaagaTAATTGTTTCAAAACACTATAATTAAAGTCCTTCAGAGCTGAAAATGGTTGTCATAGTTTTCATATTTCCAAAGCCATTTAAAAACTGTATTACAGTAAATCTTTTCAATCTCAGCATAGCATACATAATGTTTTATATGGGTAGATACTAGTCAATTTTTTCCAAATAGCAGTGTTTTCATTTGATTAATAATCTGaataacatttgcagaactgCATCTGTTACAAAAAGTATAAGCAAAAATACGTCAGAAAGCCATAACACATACATAAAGAGATATTTGCCAAGTGTTTCTTCAATTTTCAAAAAGTACTCTTCAATGGATAAtactctctccctgcctctcatACTAAGGCTCTTAGAAAACTagttaactgaaaaatatttagcatatccTTATCAAAATATACTTCCTtatataatttaattattaaCAATATAAGGCCTTGATTCTACAAGCATATGCATGCTTAGCTTTGCACACAGTGCatagagttaagcacatgcataaatgtttgcaggatcagggcttaaataTTCCAAATTGTGAAATACCCAATAGGACTTTGATAATATATGTGTATTACTAGGTctttattaaaattaaaggaaTTGGAAAACTGGTTTGGAATAAAACACCACCACCATGAGAAATGCTGTTTTTGCTACTATTCCTCATGGGACTAGAAGCAGATGGAACTGAAATCAGGTGAGAAATCCTCTTCTCATGACATTTCCAGCACAGTGCTTACACCATAAATCTCGAGTCTGAAGAAAATCAATCAATCGTTTGGACCCTTATCTGAATCAAATCAAAAACTAGAAACCTTGGGAATCATCCTGCAAGATGTGGAGCACGAtctgagagatgctgagtgcTCTTAACTCCCACTAAATTCAACAGAAGTTGAGGGAGCGCAGCATCATGTTAGATCAAGCTGCTTTGAAGATTTGACTATTGTTACTGTCATAAAAGTGTAACTAAAGAACATATTCAAATGCCCATAAAACCATCCTAATGCAGTACATAAAGGATCCAAAACACTTACGGCTTGATCCCGAAGCCCACATTCACATGAATAGTCTCATCTAAAGTCAGTCATACCATTCACATGAGTAATACGTGTGGTGGTCCCAttcctactctctctctctctcacacacacacacacacacacacacacacacacacacacacacaagcgtaagtgtttgcagaatcagtgcCCTAATTTGGCCCCAGTACAATTCATATTCAGCTAAACGGctcaataaaatgtattttaaaatgaaaaaaatatactggcCTTGTTCACAGTTAATAAGACACTAAATGTGGATTGAAAGGCAGACATTAACATAtgttttaaagtaatttcatATCCTCTACGGCCGTGGTGggtaacctgcggcccatcagggtaatccgctggtgggccacgagacagtgtttacattgatcatccgcaggcacggctgcccacagctcccaatggctgcggtttgccactcccagccaatgggagctgctggaagcggcagctaGCACATTCctgtggcccgcgccgcttcccgcagctcccattggccaggaatggcaaatcccggccactgggagctgcaggcggccgtgcctgcagacggtcaatgtaaacactgtctcgcgtTATGCCAGTAGATTACCCTGAAAGGCTGTGTGCagcctgcaggttgcccaccactgctctatggcgaattggcatctggaaaaagacccaaaggatgGCCAAATTGCATTTCAAGGATGTGTGCAAGCGAGATCTCGAAGACATGGAcatagatgtggacaaatggaaaGATCTCACTCAGGACCACAGCCTTTGGAAACAACAGCTCAATAAAGGCTCTGGAGTTACGAGAGGAAGAAGTCCAGCTTAGTAGAGGAGAAAAGAGCTCGAACAAGGCAGAGGGTTGAAACACtacctttaaatgtgacagatgtggcagagattctctctctcttgggTCCCTTCAGTCACAGCCACGGTTGAAATAAAACCAATTGAGGAAATTCTTTACCTCTCAGGGATGCATACCCATGGTCTCTCGAGACTAAAGGATGCCTACTACTAATTTCACATAatcattttgttaatatttattttgctttgtttagatttaaaagaaaatatgtctTGTCATAATGAAGGAGATGTAGGGGCCTTTATGAAATCAGTGGGTTAgtggaattattttgggcaaCTTTTTTCAAAAAGGCAGAACTCCTGCACTGGTACGTCAGCATAAAAGattaaattcaaactgaaacGCGCTAAAAAGCATAGGGATGGGATGCGAAATATAATTATGGGATATTGTAATATGTACTGAGAATGGGTTCAAATCTCATTTTTTATTCAGGCAAATCcccatttgcttcagtgggaTTGAacgactcaatcctgcaaatatgcATGCAAGTAACTTTACTAATGTGAGCGGTCCCACCGAGCCACATCAGatttttacataaatatttacaaaaaatatattatgtagttttaaaaacaaatatcaatTGAACACAAGTTTTTGAAAACCAGTTACATTCTCCAACATTTGTCAAAACGTATACACaattaaaaactatttaataCCAAACTGGTTACACCAAGGATGGAGGTTTGTAGCCTAGATTTTCACGTGCCAATTTTCATGTGTCTGATATGAGGATGCATATTCTGTATGCAAACATAGACTTGAAAGACTGCATTTGGACTTACACTTGCAAGCACATCCAATTTGTGTATTTGAAAATCTAATCCTTAACTGTGTTTTAATGCACAAATCACAGTGCAATGGACTGCGTGGACACAGTGGAATTGACACTTAACAGTATTTTGCTTTCTCAGCACTcttctaaacatttttaaatagataaaacaaagttctaaaatgaaaaactttattctaaattgaattatttttttagcaTGAAAAATAAACCCATGCAAAGGATCTTCTGGGCTCCACCACTCAGCACTGGTTTGGGCCCAGTAGTATTTGCTCACTGAAGTGAAGTCCCAATCTGGCAAAGTAACACACCTGAGTGGATTCCTATGCCCACATAAAActacactgacatcaatggggcaCTGAGCAGGGGTCCAAACTGTTTATGAATTTGCTGGATTGGGGGCttacttcagtaggactactccaGTGAGCTAgggatgcaggatcaggctcattATCATATTTGTCCGCTATGCTTCTAGGCCCTGATCCAAGTCCCATCAATTTTAATGAGAGCTGGACTTGATCTCCAAGTCACTGGAGCTGGCTTGCTTGCCCTCCAGGTTCCCAGTGATGACTAGCAGCTAGAGGCCATATAAATACAGAGTTCGCTACAGATTATTCTGCAATTGTCCAATCCATACTTTACAACAACTTCTATTATAACAACAAAAATGTAGCAAACTTGAGGTGGAAGATATGGTGGAACTCACACGTTACAGTATAGGACTTGCACACTTCTTATGCTTTGCTTTTGCAAAGAAGTTTGAAAGGTTTCCCCCTAAATAAAGTTAGttaaatagaaaatataaataatttatatttatttgtaaacaGAATTCAAAAAATATCTTCTAGTGAAATATAAACAAGCATTTTAAAACTAAGAGACTGTGACTAACTGCAGGGCAAACTATATCTGTGAGAAAAGTGGCAAGATTACAGTGGAGCGGATAAATGACAAGGCAGAAGAGGATAACTGTAGATAACATTGAAAACTATCTCAGATCCCCCAAGATCTCGTAGAAAAGCTCAGTATACCGAGTACAATTTTTAGTGGAATAGAAAAGAGATTTGGATGGACCTGCCAAACCGTACTTGCTTGCTCCTATTCCCCAGTCCCCGGCCATAGACTCCTTGGCGGGCTGGATGTACCTGGGCCAGCCCCGTGGGTTCTAACACGATACCCGCTCGATGCTCCAGGGGGCCCGGTCACATTCATGGTGGGAAATTCCTCCCCCAACCGCACGGCCTGTGAGAAACGCGCCCAGCAGCCGCTGAACCGGCGAGGCTGCCGGGTCAGGGAGGGGCGCTGAGGCGGCGAGGGTGGCCTGggccagggagggaagggggcgagggAGCTCGGTTCTCCCCGGGAGAGAGCAGGCGACGCCCCCACGGTCCAGCCGCAGGCCGCTCAGATGAAGTGGATCCAGGCGCCGCCATCGGGCTCCTCGTTCGGGGAGGTGGCGGCCCGAGCTGCGCGCTGGCGGCCCCGCAGCCGGTAGTTGAGCCCCTCGTTGTTGTCCCAGTACTCGGTGCCGGCCACCCGGTAGCGCACGGCGAACTCCAGCGTGCCCCCCGCGGCCGCCGCCGGCAGGTGGAAGGAGAAGCGGTCGGTCAGGCCGTCGGCGGGGCCCGGCGACAGGTAGGCGGCCGCCACCTCGGCGCAGCTGACCCAGCGGTTGAGGGTGTAGCGCACGGAGACGGCCTTCTCGTAGGCCAGGTTGAGGACGCGCACGGCGCCGCGCAGGCCGGCGGGCTCGGCCCGCACCCACTCCAGCCTCACCTTGTGCCGCCGCACCCGCTCCGTGAAGCCGGGGCTGGCGCCGGGCTGCGGCGGGAAGAGGGGCTCCAACAGCGGCGACGGCCCGAACAGCACCGGCTCCAGCTCGCCCAGCGCCGGCGGCTTCCTGGTCTTGAAGAGGTCGGCGGCGCGGGCCGGGAGGGGCAGCGGCACCTGGGGCAGGTCGGCTTCGCAGAAGTGGCGCACGGAGATGAGCTCCAGGCCCAGCGAGTCGGCGAAGCGCACGGTCTTCCTGCGGGACGGGCTCTGCTGCAAGGCCGGCCGCAGGCTGCGCTCGCCGGGCGTGGGCAGCGACTTGGCTCGCCGGCGcagcgtggggctggggggcacagGAGGCACCGAGGGCTCCCGGCCGCGGGAAGGCTGCGGCTTCTCTCCGGCGGCTGCCGCTTCTCGGACCACCGGCGTGGGAGACGGCGCCCCTTCGCGCTCCGGGCTGCAGTCCCCCTTGCAGTGCTCGGCCAGGCTGCCATAGAGGCAGGCGCTGCAGCTGAAGTTCCGAGGCAGGTAGAGCCGAGGGGGAGGCGTGGGCACTGAAGCGTGCAGCGAGGTCGCCTTATCCATGGGGGGCGAGAGGGCGACTAGGATGAGCGGGGCGGCTGCTGCTAGGGCTGAGCCCAAGTCTAATGCATGCCCAGAGCTCTCCGTTCCTGCGGCTGCCGCTGGCTCTTCCGCGAAGCTCAGCGGCCCCACCGCTGTGCCGCTTGTGTTGTGCCGCCTAGTGCATGATGCCAGCGGGGGCTCGGTTCGAGCCTAGTGCATGGTGCTGGTCCGCGAGCCCGGCAGAGTCTCCTCTATGCTGGTGCTCTCCGCGCTCCAGCTGCTGGGTCTGGTCGGGGAATTGGAAATGATGATGCCCGATTATCTCGGAGCTTTAGCCgatcctcctgctgctgctttaccGGACGGACCCTAGCGTATGATGCTGCCGGGATCTGTTCCCAGGCAGCTGCATGTGCCTGCGTTATACCGGTAGCACTGCGGTATCCGTTAAGATTTGGGGAGAGACTGTCTGTGACGCGCTCCGGCTCCCTATCCGTTGCTGACGCACTGGAGTCATGCAGCAAAATACGTATCTCCGTCCCTGTGTCATCCTGTCTCATCGCTACTCTGCTCTCCGCCCCGTCATGTCTTCCCTCCCACCGTCTCCCTTGTCCTCTATCCCGCTAtcattccccctcttcccaggTTTTCAAGGTTCTTCCATCCACCCTTTTCCTCCTGCTCCTATTCGGGGTCTTTCCTTAAGGATATGATCTAAAAACAAGCGGTAGGGTTTCCCCAGTGGCAGCATTACAGTGCACTGCTGCACCACTCTTCCTATCCGATCTGTTACAGAAATAGCAGCGCCAGGAACGATGCAAAGTGCAGCTCTGAAAGGCAAAACGAATTGATAAGAAACAGCTGGCTTGCGAGTTGGCTCTCGCAGTGTACATTTCAAAGGCGGAAACCCTGCTAATCTACTATAATGCGTTTACAATAGGTCTCTTGAATAACATACACCTGCTACAGTCCAGCTAGAGATCTGTGTTTGTAATAAAAGCTAAATCCCAGTCTAAACAAGGACTGATTACAAAGTATGAACAGTTTGAGCCTTTATGAAGTTAATTAGATTAGCAAACGGTATTCAAACGAATTATATTTTAATGAAGACCAGATGCAGCTCTTTCTCACAAGAGGTTCAAGGAGCTAACAGACTACTCACAAAGAGGTTTCAAATCCACACTCTATAAACTGTAGTAAACAAACATTAAAAGCAGCAACCAGACAACAGAATAACCACCCaatgtaaacaaaaacaacaacaacaacaaaaaaaacacctgaCACACAACTCTTCAGTTTCAATTCTAAGCAGGGTCGTTTTCATCATCATTAACTCCAGCACTCCCTAGTTCTAGAAAGTCTAGACAACTACTCTGTGGGTGATGACATTAATAATGAGAAATCTCCGTATGACAATGATTCAGaatctaaaaacaaaaaccccaacaacaacatGCCAGCAGAAGACAAGGAACAGTTTTTCTATTGTCTTAAACCAAAACTGTCAGCAACTCAAAAGGGAGTTTTTAAATGACCTCCTGTGGTTATACCCAATTTGTCTATCTTTTTTATGCTGGATGGGTCATAATTAGGGAACAAAAAAGGAATGTCCAACAGTGTTAAATGTGACATTGAATTTGCTTCATAATGAACTGAAGTAGCCTTGTAGTCAGAACAACAGGTGGATCATTTTGGGCAGTATTCATGTGAAAGTAAAACAGTAACAGCAACCATTACATTTGAATTCCATTGGCATATACACTAGTCCCATATATTGACATTGTCTCCCTTTCTTGACTCTCATGCTGCCTTCCTGCGCTGGcctttgccccctcccaccaGTGCAACTAATGTCTCAAGGAAACAGCACAAACCTCTGCATGCTTtttctgtttgcctgaagctgggaatgggggacaggccttggattacctgttctgttcattccctctgaagcacctggcattggccactgtccaaagacaggatactgggctagatggacctttggtctgaccctgtatggctgttCGTAGGTTCTTATGTATTTTGATCTATGCACTTGAATTTTGGAGTAAAGATTATAGAGGTCCAGGCAGTGATTAACATACATTTTAGTTCCATAGAGCTGTTCTAACCACTTATTTTTACTAATTCTTATCCCTAATCATGGGAATGTTCATTTCTTGTCTGTAATTCTATAAGAAATTAAATTATTGGTGTCATGCTTTTGCTTATGTTAATTACTTTAATTTCACAACCACTAAATTATACaagttttatttgtaaatttaatAATATTCAATAATCTAACCCTATGCATTCATATCACCTTCAGGAGCCTCAgatttgataaactaaacaggctTAGATCTGTTAACTACTTGCATGGGAAACCCTCAAGGAAAACCTTGATAGTAGAGGATGGGGTGATTCTGTAGGTGGTATTCTTCTCTTCATAGCAATGTCCCAGCATGGTGCCAGAGATCAATGTGAGTTTGGAGGTGCTGTTTATGCAATATGATAGGCACATTCTGGGGGCAATTCAGACCAATGAAAGGTTGTGTCACTGCTTGTCCTGTAACTCTGAGTGCCTTAAAACACTCGGAAGCTGTAGTTCCCTGTCTGGATGCTTCCAGCCAGCATACACTATGTTGAGCATCCCTGGTCCAACAACTCTGaatccagcagcctgcttgttacatcATAGTCACACTCTGGTttctaccagccttggttacgACCAGCTGTGTGACCCCAAAACATCCCtatcctgaatttccccaaattgCCCTGAAATGTTcaaccctctcctggaacattCAGAGGAGTTGCTCTTTTAAGGAGACAAAAGCACTGTTTATTATTTTAGCTGGAATTAATAATAAGTTCAGTTCAAACATGGCACTGGGCTGGTGTAGATTAAACGTAAAACAAAAAGAGgatttaagtgagttcaagtacaaGGGATAGAGACAAAGTGGTTACaagtaaataaaagtaaaatagctTTCTAATGGCTAAGACTGAACAAACTATAGCCTTGGTTCAAGGTATATTTCTTATAAGTCTTTCTTCtttccagccatggctgactttctctcAGTAAGGatcttccacagaagtacaaggtgctggttTTCCTAGTCTTCCACGGTGGAAGATCTTTGCATAAGCTGGTTTCttacctatattcagttcccaaGATTTAATCCCCTTTGGCTg encodes:
- the PPP1R3E gene encoding protein phosphatase 1 regulatory subunit 3E, with product MDKATSLHASVPTPPPRLYLPRNFSCSACLYGSLAEHCKGDCSPEREGAPSPTPVVREAAAAGEKPQPSRGREPSVPPVPPSPTLRRRAKSLPTPGERSLRPALQQSPSRRKTVRFADSLGLELISVRHFCEADLPQVPLPLPARAADLFKTRKPPALGELEPVLFGPSPLLEPLFPPQPGASPGFTERVRRHKVRLEWVRAEPAGLRGAVRVLNLAYEKAVSVRYTLNRWVSCAEVAAAYLSPGPADGLTDRFSFHLPAAAAGGTLEFAVRYRVAGTEYWDNNEGLNYRLRGRQRAARAATSPNEEPDGGAWIHFI